The following coding sequences are from one Candidatus Cloacimonadaceae bacterium window:
- a CDS encoding biopolymer transporter ExbD encodes MAKIKRQRSRAAFIPTGSMSDIAFLLLLFFMVSTVFVQEKKFWVERERWPLADSIERIPRNNTTTIYVMRDGTILIDDIPTRIDTEADVFVSQTLIAKKAGDPDLVVCFRTDKDTKYGYMSDVLRQLQDADALVVAFETQQRR; translated from the coding sequence ATGGCAAAGATTAAACGACAACGATCCCGCGCTGCTTTCATCCCCACCGGCTCCATGTCCGACATAGCTTTTCTGTTGTTGCTCTTTTTCATGGTATCCACCGTGTTTGTGCAGGAAAAGAAGTTTTGGGTGGAACGCGAACGCTGGCCATTGGCGGACAGCATTGAACGCATTCCGCGAAACAACACCACCACCATCTATGTGATGCGGGACGGCACCATCCTGATCGACGATATCCCCACCCGGATAGATACCGAAGCAGATGTCTTCGTCTCCCAGACCCTAATCGCAAAGAAAGCCGGAGACCCCGATCTGGTAGTATGTTTCAGAACGGACAAAGACACCAAATATGGCTACATGTCCGACGTCCTGAGACAGCTTCAGGATGCCGATGCGCTGGTCGTGGCATTCGAAACCCAACAGCGAAGGTAG
- a CDS encoding energy transducer TonB, with the protein MENKVKDWKDIANAQFGKALSLALALMLFAMMVTPNIEVRKQKFTSTQTELVDIPMEEREKIEPPETEVQIDLQILISDELSSSDDPELDAKHARLIEQFGDIRTTHAAGLGRQDREMVNFVPYDDPPVIIGKLSPEYPDFARRARVQGTVVLEVEVYKDGSIGNIRVTRSLQSGPGGLDESAINAVKKVRFQPGKSSGQPVDTTVIIPIEFKLN; encoded by the coding sequence ATGGAAAACAAAGTAAAAGACTGGAAAGACATCGCCAATGCCCAATTTGGCAAGGCTTTGTCTTTGGCGCTTGCACTGATGCTGTTTGCCATGATGGTTACCCCGAATATCGAAGTCCGAAAACAGAAATTCACTTCCACGCAGACCGAATTGGTGGATATTCCGATGGAAGAACGTGAAAAGATCGAACCGCCGGAAACCGAGGTTCAGATTGATCTGCAGATTCTGATCAGCGACGAGCTCAGCAGCTCGGACGATCCGGAGCTGGATGCCAAACATGCCAGGCTCATAGAGCAGTTCGGAGATATCAGAACCACCCATGCCGCCGGCCTTGGAAGACAGGATCGAGAGATGGTCAATTTTGTCCCCTATGACGACCCCCCCGTGATCATCGGCAAGCTGAGTCCCGAGTATCCGGATTTTGCCCGTCGTGCGAGAGTACAGGGCACGGTAGTCCTCGAGGTGGAAGTCTATAAAGACGGATCCATTGGAAACATCAGAGTTACGCGCTCACTGCAATCCGGCCCCGGTGGTTTGGACGAATCCGCTATCAACGCGGTCAAAAAGGTTCGTTTCCAACCCGGAAAGAGTAGTGGTCAACCGGTGGACACTACTGTGATCATACCAATAGAGTTTAAACTAAATTAG
- a CDS encoding MotA/TolQ/ExbB proton channel family protein, translating into MRKKISWILLLMFMMSIVFTSIAYAAEETAGPVAATGTKSLAEFVFGSGMVKWFKDGGWAMWPILLVTLYGLAYIIWKFIALIYGKINLSTFLGKVIPLIKDKKYKEAIELSKNTRGPVAAIVHAGLLKADQGVVAVEKSMENAAMIEMSYLEKGFIELSTTITLAPMLGFLGTVSGMISAFDAIAAARAVDATIVASGIKIALITTQAGLIVAIPVQFFNNIFVTLVDGLVIDMQRASEKVIEALIEN; encoded by the coding sequence ATGAGAAAGAAAATCTCTTGGATACTGCTGCTGATGTTCATGATGAGTATAGTATTTACGAGTATTGCGTATGCAGCCGAAGAGACCGCCGGTCCCGTAGCAGCCACAGGAACCAAAAGCCTTGCTGAATTTGTGTTTGGCAGTGGAATGGTCAAGTGGTTCAAAGACGGAGGATGGGCAATGTGGCCGATTCTCTTGGTCACTCTCTACGGCTTAGCTTATATAATCTGGAAATTCATCGCTTTGATCTATGGAAAAATCAACCTGAGCACCTTCTTGGGCAAAGTCATACCCTTGATCAAAGACAAGAAATACAAGGAAGCCATCGAACTTTCCAAGAATACCCGAGGACCTGTCGCCGCCATAGTGCACGCCGGTTTGCTCAAAGCCGATCAAGGCGTGGTAGCCGTGGAAAAATCCATGGAAAATGCCGCCATGATCGAAATGTCCTACTTGGAAAAAGGGTTCATTGAGCTTTCTACCACGATCACCCTTGCTCCGATGTTGGGTTTCCTCGGAACGGTCTCCGGTATGATCTCGGCATTTGACGCCATCGCCGCAGCCCGTGCCGTGGATGCAACTATCGTAGCCAGCGGAATAAAAATTGCTCTTATTACCACTCAAGCCGGTTTGATCGTCGCGATCCCGGTGCAGTTCTTTAATAACATCTTCGTCACCCTGGTGGATGGTTTAGTTATCGACATGCAGCGTGCATCCGAGAAAGTAATTGAAGCCCTGATAGAAAATTAA
- the purM gene encoding phosphoribosylformylglycinamidine cyclo-ligase, whose translation MSKMDYKSAGVDIAAGEQAVLSIKQMVKSTYNQNVMGELGSFGGLYRFDQGAFQSPILVSSTDGVGTKLRVAIMANKYDTIGQDLVNHCVNDILVQGALPLFFLDYIGLAKMNPEMMSTIIGGMVKACIANDCALIGGEMAEMSGFYHDGDFDLVGTIIGVVDQVNLLPAGRISKGDVLIGIPSSGLHTNGYSLARKIIFDHLKLNIDSYVEDCGASVGDLLLSVHISYLPLLRPYLANPSLHGLAHITGGGIAGNLKRIIPDGLCALVSYHEEEYPPLFKWLQHTADLDADVMRESFNLGIGMIAVVRENLVEELLQIIGGILLGEIGESRFGKGGVHFV comes from the coding sequence ATGAGCAAGATGGATTACAAAAGCGCCGGAGTGGATATCGCCGCCGGTGAACAAGCGGTACTTTCCATCAAACAAATGGTAAAAAGCACCTATAATCAAAACGTAATGGGCGAGTTGGGCAGCTTTGGCGGATTATACCGTTTCGACCAGGGAGCGTTCCAAAGCCCGATCCTGGTTTCCAGCACGGACGGAGTGGGCACTAAGCTGCGCGTCGCTATTATGGCAAACAAATATGATACCATCGGACAAGACCTGGTCAATCACTGCGTGAACGACATCCTCGTGCAGGGCGCCCTACCGCTGTTTTTCCTGGACTATATCGGTCTTGCCAAAATGAATCCGGAAATGATGAGCACGATCATCGGCGGAATGGTGAAAGCCTGCATAGCCAATGACTGCGCTTTGATCGGTGGCGAAATGGCAGAAATGTCCGGCTTCTACCACGATGGGGATTTTGATCTTGTGGGAACGATCATCGGCGTGGTCGATCAGGTGAACCTTTTACCCGCCGGACGCATCAGCAAGGGAGACGTGTTAATTGGCATCCCCTCAAGCGGATTACATACCAATGGCTATTCCTTGGCACGCAAGATAATCTTTGATCATCTTAAACTCAATATTGACAGCTATGTGGAAGATTGCGGCGCCAGCGTGGGCGATCTGCTGCTCAGCGTTCATATTAGCTATCTGCCCCTGTTAAGACCCTATCTTGCCAATCCCTCTCTGCATGGCTTGGCACATATTACCGGTGGAGGAATTGCCGGAAACTTGAAAAGGATCATCCCCGATGGGCTTTGCGCCTTGGTCAGTTATCACGAAGAGGAATATCCCCCATTATTCAAATGGTTGCAGCATACCGCCGATCTGGATGCGGACGTGATGCGAGAGAGCTTTAATCTCGGCATCGGAATGATCGCGGTGGTAAGAGAAAATCTGGTGGAAGAACTGCTCCAAATAATCGGTGGAATCTTGCTCGGCGAAATAGGCGAAAGCCGCTTTGGAAAAGGTGGGGTGCACTTTGTTTAA
- a CDS encoding pyridoxal phosphate-dependent aminotransferase has product MAIKLSNRTTLIKPSPTLTLSAKAKEMKDAGIDVINFGVGEPDFNTPDYIKNSAHKAIDANFTRYTANAGIIELRKAICAKLKRDNNLDYDPKQILVSPGAKASIVNILIAVCDNYDQILLPKPYWVSYPYQAMLADAEPVYIPTTEASLYKIKPESLEYAIRENPCAKVLIMNSPSNPTGTVYSREELTAIADVCIKHNILVISDEIYERLVYDGIEHVSIASVRPEMKELTVVINGVSKAYAMTGWRLGYAAGPLHIISAAGRVQEHATSCVNSITQKACVTALEEEDDTIEYMRGEFEKRRNYLYDELCKIPHITCFKPQGAFYIMPNIEWYLKNNRLGINDADKFCEVLLDKYHVALVAGGSFGIDGAVRFSYANSLDNLSKGVSRFAAFLQELGG; this is encoded by the coding sequence ATGGCTATCAAACTCTCAAACCGAACCACATTGATCAAACCTTCGCCCACTTTGACGCTTTCCGCCAAAGCCAAGGAAATGAAGGACGCGGGCATCGACGTCATCAATTTTGGCGTGGGCGAGCCGGATTTCAATACGCCGGATTATATCAAAAACTCCGCGCACAAAGCTATCGATGCCAATTTCACCCGCTATACCGCAAACGCGGGAATCATCGAACTGCGCAAAGCCATCTGTGCGAAACTGAAGCGCGACAACAATCTGGACTATGACCCCAAACAGATATTGGTCTCCCCCGGTGCCAAAGCATCAATCGTGAACATTCTCATCGCCGTTTGCGACAATTATGACCAGATACTGCTTCCAAAACCATACTGGGTGAGCTATCCTTATCAGGCAATGCTGGCAGACGCCGAGCCAGTCTATATCCCCACTACCGAAGCGAGTCTTTACAAGATCAAACCGGAATCGCTCGAATACGCGATCCGGGAAAACCCCTGCGCCAAAGTCCTGATCATGAATTCTCCTTCCAACCCCACCGGAACGGTTTATAGTCGCGAAGAACTCACCGCCATTGCCGACGTCTGCATCAAGCACAACATTCTGGTGATTTCGGACGAAATCTATGAAAGATTGGTCTATGACGGCATCGAGCATGTTTCCATCGCATCCGTGCGTCCCGAAATGAAAGAGCTGACAGTGGTGATCAACGGAGTCTCCAAAGCCTACGCGATGACCGGTTGGCGGCTTGGCTATGCCGCAGGACCCCTACACATCATCTCCGCCGCCGGAAGAGTTCAGGAACATGCCACTTCCTGCGTCAATTCCATCACCCAGAAAGCCTGCGTGACCGCTCTGGAAGAAGAGGATGACACCATCGAGTATATGCGCGGCGAGTTTGAAAAGCGCCGCAACTACCTCTATGACGAGCTTTGCAAGATCCCGCACATCACCTGCTTCAAACCGCAGGGCGCCTTTTATATCATGCCAAACATAGAATGGTATCTGAAAAACAACCGCCTCGGCATCAATGATGCGGACAAATTCTGCGAAGTGCTCTTGGACAAATATCACGTCGCGCTCGTCGCCGGAGGCTCTTTCGGCATCGACGGTGCGGTGAGATTCTCCTATGCAAACAGTCTCGATAACCTGAGCAAGGGCGTGAGCCGCTTTGCCGCGTTTCTGCAGGAATTGGGAGGATAA
- a CDS encoding PfkB family carbohydrate kinase, producing the protein MSLVVVGSIGLDSIQTPAGKVNEALGGSSVYASIASSYFTSTHIVGVVGDDFPPRDFELLRRHKINLEGLETFPGKTFRWSGIYEDWNHATTISTDLNVFADFSPKLPQSCKCCRSLLLGNIHPALQLEVLDSIQSYDWVACDTMNYWISGWRDQLTEVIKRVDIMFVNEEEIRQYTAHDNIFSAASAILDLGVKLVVIKRGEYGSVAVLKDDIFFAPAYPVREVQDPTGAGDCFAGGFMGYLATQEKLSDLSIRNAIRRGTVMAALNVEAFGVHGIIDREPGTIDSRVKQLEQWT; encoded by the coding sequence ATGAGTCTTGTGGTGGTTGGCTCGATCGGTCTGGATAGTATTCAGACCCCAGCGGGCAAAGTAAATGAGGCTTTGGGCGGCTCTTCTGTTTATGCCTCGATCGCGTCCTCCTATTTCACTTCCACCCATATTGTCGGAGTGGTCGGAGACGATTTTCCTCCCCGTGATTTCGAATTGCTAAGGCGCCACAAGATCAACCTCGAGGGCTTGGAAACCTTCCCCGGAAAGACCTTTCGCTGGAGCGGAATCTATGAGGACTGGAATCATGCCACGACTATCAGCACGGATTTGAACGTCTTTGCCGATTTCTCGCCGAAGCTTCCCCAAAGCTGCAAATGCTGCCGCAGCCTGCTCTTGGGCAATATTCATCCGGCTTTGCAATTGGAGGTGTTGGATTCCATCCAGAGCTACGATTGGGTAGCTTGCGACACAATGAACTATTGGATTTCCGGCTGGCGCGATCAACTCACCGAGGTAATCAAACGGGTGGACATCATGTTTGTCAACGAAGAGGAGATCAGGCAATATACTGCCCATGACAACATCTTCAGCGCCGCGTCCGCGATCCTGGATCTGGGCGTGAAACTTGTGGTGATCAAACGCGGAGAATATGGCAGCGTTGCCGTCCTGAAAGACGATATCTTCTTTGCCCCGGCATACCCGGTGCGGGAAGTGCAGGATCCCACCGGCGCCGGAGATTGCTTTGCGGGAGGGTTTATGGGTTATTTGGCTACACAGGAAAAACTGAGTGATCTATCCATTCGCAATGCGATCCGCCGCGGAACCGTGATGGCGGCATTAAACGTGGAAGCTTTCGGCGTGCATGGCATCATCGACCGCGAGCCGGGCACCATCGATTCCCGCGTGAAACAATTGGAACAATGGACATAA
- a CDS encoding carboxypeptidase regulatory-like domain-containing protein has product MRSLALILLIVVLVSIAVLDASTTGKLAVRVRDGQGKALEFVNVSVMHGTQRITGGQTNNKGTAIIINIPPGTYQVRFSLVGYDNLTFNDVRIHVGESANLAPVMNKIGIRLETTTVIADQDRVGKDRTDSSRQIEMSKISDVSVTSVAGIVALQAGVTNIGGELHIRGGRANEVNFTVDGMSVSDPVDGGSALQVDTDAISDMKVMTGGFPAEYGNAQSGVINIVTKDGDSYYSGKIEYNTDHLIGEGRNSDIIKFALGGPVFPYGADHLKDKFTFYLNGGGEWQDGRLKDYYIGDPNKDYILKDYLLNDVQLLEYEYDPYNPYEGRESILGIDMGNRNYNSYNVNFKSKYVFNPTQRMTFAVRGDRSFDYPFSYGWRYALHHYAISETNQRQYVGTYDHVFNSTMNLKVKASYFQKTSNSGPRGIDRNNYMAMFIDPANLPADYVDNVLMGDYGYRSVDDNSDGVYDIGFLPASFWTYRIASVEFPRSISGFNAPGSIYTNFVDDKTSTINARADFEWQVNDTHLAKSGLEIIRHVIEKNQLQNFLNIYEDRRQASLRRVFDMANFTPVYDSLGVITNIPSSLHYIYETDDGILLPIYKPEDYYRAALEASGKRDGYKADPWQVAYYVQDKMEWEGMIVNAGLRFDFWYLGKTYQVLQDDGNFRTVEFDKSDRSQMMISPRLGVSHPITDRDVLRFAYNYQNQLPQMQYIFTSKTPADANVSDQAITVGNPKLEPQITVTYEVGLSHQLSDDFVIDMTAYYKNLYNYVSTIKEKKPGEEQITWYRFISEDYGSARGIDVQLEKIMSNFNTWTVAYSLAWAQGNNSSTVIQDEMTNLREFPLDWDVRHNLSLNYTFRIGRGEEFFLPYSDVILPFDDFSANLNWSFASGAPYTPQSTVGNSFLDTNSKRKDFTNQANMRLAKGIALPNRMNMRVFLDVENLFKTKNVLAVYPKTGSPYEDGQVIADSATNYIYPEVAYVYGKAIRNPGFVNNHRGFTLGLSLNF; this is encoded by the coding sequence ATGCGTAGTTTAGCATTGATCCTACTCATTGTGGTACTGGTAAGCATTGCTGTGTTAGATGCTTCCACAACTGGCAAGCTCGCGGTGCGCGTGCGTGACGGACAAGGCAAAGCCTTGGAATTTGTGAACGTCTCCGTGATGCATGGAACCCAACGGATCACCGGCGGTCAGACTAACAACAAAGGAACCGCGATCATCATCAATATCCCTCCGGGAACATACCAGGTCCGGTTCTCGCTCGTTGGTTATGACAATTTGACCTTCAACGACGTCCGCATCCACGTGGGTGAAAGCGCCAATCTGGCGCCGGTGATGAACAAAATCGGCATTAGACTGGAGACTACTACGGTAATCGCAGATCAGGACAGGGTTGGTAAAGACCGCACCGATTCTTCACGTCAGATCGAGATGTCTAAAATATCCGATGTCTCTGTCACCTCCGTAGCCGGCATAGTCGCGCTGCAGGCTGGCGTCACCAACATCGGCGGCGAGCTTCATATCCGCGGCGGGCGTGCCAATGAAGTCAATTTCACCGTGGACGGCATGTCTGTTTCTGATCCTGTGGACGGCGGAAGTGCCCTGCAGGTCGATACCGACGCCATCAGCGATATGAAAGTGATGACCGGTGGTTTCCCAGCGGAATATGGCAACGCCCAATCCGGTGTTATCAATATCGTTACCAAGGACGGCGATTCCTATTATTCCGGCAAGATCGAGTATAACACCGATCACTTGATCGGCGAGGGACGCAATTCCGACATCATTAAATTTGCCCTCGGCGGACCCGTATTTCCCTATGGAGCAGATCACCTGAAAGACAAATTCACCTTCTACCTGAATGGTGGAGGAGAATGGCAGGACGGCCGCTTGAAGGACTATTACATCGGCGATCCAAACAAGGATTATATATTAAAGGATTATTTATTAAACGATGTACAACTGCTCGAGTATGAATATGATCCTTACAACCCGTATGAAGGTAGAGAGAGCATTCTCGGCATTGATATGGGCAATCGTAATTACAATTCCTACAACGTGAACTTCAAATCCAAATATGTGTTCAACCCCACGCAACGTATGACCTTCGCCGTGCGCGGAGATCGCTCATTTGATTACCCATTTTCCTATGGCTGGCGCTATGCATTGCATCATTATGCCATCAGCGAAACCAACCAGCGCCAGTATGTGGGAACCTATGACCATGTTTTCAATTCCACCATGAACCTGAAGGTCAAAGCCAGTTATTTCCAAAAAACCAGTAATTCCGGTCCTCGTGGTATCGATCGCAATAATTATATGGCGATGTTTATCGATCCGGCAAACCTTCCCGCTGATTATGTGGACAATGTACTCATGGGAGATTATGGCTACCGCAGTGTGGACGATAACAGCGATGGCGTCTATGATATCGGGTTCCTGCCCGCGTCATTTTGGACCTATCGCATCGCCAGCGTGGAATTTCCGCGCTCGATCAGCGGTTTCAACGCCCCCGGATCCATCTATACAAACTTTGTCGATGACAAAACCTCAACGATCAACGCCAGAGCGGATTTTGAATGGCAAGTCAACGACACCCATCTTGCCAAATCCGGCTTGGAGATCATCCGCCACGTCATCGAGAAGAATCAGTTGCAAAACTTCCTCAATATCTATGAAGATAGGCGTCAGGCAAGTCTCAGACGCGTCTTTGACATGGCAAACTTCACCCCGGTGTATGACTCGCTTGGCGTAATTACCAATATCCCGTCCTCGCTCCATTATATATATGAAACCGACGACGGCATCCTGCTCCCCATATATAAGCCGGAAGACTATTACCGCGCCGCCTTGGAAGCCTCCGGCAAGCGCGACGGCTATAAAGCCGATCCCTGGCAGGTTGCTTATTATGTGCAGGATAAGATGGAATGGGAAGGCATGATCGTCAATGCCGGCCTCAGATTCGACTTTTGGTATCTGGGCAAAACATACCAGGTGCTGCAAGATGACGGAAACTTCAGAACTGTCGAATTTGACAAGTCCGACCGCTCCCAGATGATGATCTCCCCGCGGCTTGGCGTCTCGCATCCGATCACGGATCGCGACGTGCTGCGTTTTGCCTACAACTACCAGAATCAGTTGCCGCAAATGCAGTATATCTTTACCAGCAAGACCCCCGCGGATGCCAACGTATCCGATCAGGCAATCACCGTGGGCAATCCCAAGCTGGAGCCCCAGATCACCGTCACCTATGAAGTGGGCTTGTCGCATCAGCTTTCCGACGACTTTGTGATCGATATGACCGCCTATTACAAAAATCTCTATAACTATGTGAGCACGATCAAAGAAAAGAAACCGGGTGAAGAACAGATCACCTGGTATCGGTTCATCTCCGAGGACTATGGTTCCGCCCGCGGTATCGATGTTCAGTTGGAAAAGATCATGTCCAATTTCAACACTTGGACGGTTGCCTATTCACTCGCCTGGGCGCAGGGCAACAACTCCAGCACTGTGATTCAGGACGAAATGACCAACCTGCGCGAGTTTCCGCTGGACTGGGACGTGCGGCACAACCTCAGCCTGAATTATACCTTCCGCATTGGCAGAGGTGAGGAATTCTTCTTGCCCTACAGTGATGTCATCCTTCCCTTTGACGATTTCAGTGCAAACCTAAACTGGAGCTTTGCCTCCGGAGCGCCTTATACACCTCAAAGCACCGTCGGAAACAGCTTCCTGGATACCAACAGCAAACGTAAGGACTTCACCAACCAGGCAAATATGCGTCTCGCCAAAGGCATCGCTCTCCCTAACCGTATGAATATGCGCGTCTTCCTTGACGTGGAAAACCTGTTCAAAACCAAAAACGTGCTTGCCGTCTATCCCAAGACCGGATCTCCCTACGAAGACGGTCAGGTAATTGCCGATTCCGCTACAAACTACATCTATCCCGAAGTGGCTTATGTTTATGGCAAAGCCATCCGAAATCCCGGCTTCGTGAACAACCATCGCGGTTTCACGCTTGGCTTATCGTTAAACTTCTAA
- a CDS encoding biopolymer transporter ExbD produces MKIGRKRKGKAEIPTSSMSDIAFLLIIFFMATTKFDVKEGIKIVLPASAPADAQKTETIQLGEDKMTRLQINADGAIAVNKEAPRMIENAELDNIIQQKLKVYDQMIFKVITDREAKYSEMIRVVDRLKAQKAEKISLSTN; encoded by the coding sequence ATGAAAATCGGTCGTAAAAGGAAAGGAAAAGCCGAGATACCGACTTCGTCGATGTCCGACATCGCCTTTCTGTTGATCATCTTCTTTATGGCGACGACGAAGTTTGACGTCAAAGAAGGTATCAAAATAGTCCTGCCGGCATCAGCTCCTGCGGACGCCCAAAAGACGGAGACTATCCAATTGGGCGAAGACAAGATGACCCGCCTGCAGATCAACGCCGATGGAGCCATTGCCGTCAATAAAGAAGCGCCCCGCATGATCGAGAACGCCGAGCTGGACAACATCATCCAACAAAAGCTAAAGGTCTATGACCAGATGATCTTCAAGGTGATTACTGACCGCGAAGCCAAATACAGTGAAATGATCCGCGTCGTCGATCGCCTCAAGGCTCAAAAAGCCGAAAAGATATCTCTGTCAACCAATTAG